The following nucleotide sequence is from Cellulosilyticum sp. I15G10I2.
AAATGGATTCATAAGTTTATAAAAGAAACCAATATAAGTATCACAAAATATCACGGAAAACTTAAAGAGAGAATCAGCATGATTAGAATACATAAGAAAAGAGAAATTTTTATTGAAATTTGCAAAATAAATGATGCGAGAGCGTGGATCAATGATAATGGGAAGTATAAACAGTTAGCATTTAATGTGATGTATTTATTTTATAAAGAGGATAAAGAACTTTTAAAATATGTTAATAAAGAATAATGTTAAAAAAGAGTGTTATAAGGTCTCATTAAAAAAGTAGGGAGAAGAATATGATAAAGAATATAGTTTTTGATATAGGGAGAGTATTACTAGATTATCAGCCTATGGCATTTTTAGAGCATTTAGGAGTGGCACAACAAGAAAGCATTATCTTAAATGAGCTGATCTTTAAAAATGATTTATGGCTGCAGTTAGATCGCGGGACGATTACACAGGATGAGGCTATTCGGGCTTACTGTACTATGGCGCCTATACATACAGAAAGAATACAGCAAATTATGCATACATGGCCTCAAATGCTTACACCCATTGACGGAACCGCAGAACTTCTTAGAGAGCTTATTGCTAAGGGTTATGATGTTTATCTGCTTTCAAATTTTCAAGAAGATGGCTTCCACTACATCTATAATAAATTTCCTTTTTTAGGAAAGGTTAAAGGAAGGATTATTTCTTATGAAGTAAAGCTTTTAAAGCCAGAACCCTCCATTTATACATGTTTACTTGAGAAATACCATTTGGCAGCTGCGGAGACAGTATTTATTGATGATCTTAAGGAGAATATAGAAGCAGCTATTGAACTGGGGATAAAAGGCATAGTATTTGAAAATACAAAAAAGACTAGGGAAAAATTAATAAATATGGGCGTAGATATAGCTTAAGCCTAATTATGTGCCTATGTTAAAAATGTAAAGGATTTACCTTAATTTCTAATACAGAGATTAGGGTAAATCCTTTTAGTGTGCAGTAAGATAGTTCGTCTTGCAGGCTTACTTGTATAGCCAAGGCTGCCAATGATCATCTCCTGATAGAACTTTCTCGCGGGAATACGTCTCGGCGTCTTTTGCGCTTAGTTGGTTAGACCATGGCACACGCGACAGGTTGCTAGCACCAGCTCCAGTGTTGTTGTATTCCATAAATTGTACAGTTTGATGACTGTCCGCCTTATCCCAATCATGCCAGCCTTCGTCTATAATATGTGCACCCATTTCACAGTTAAGAAAAGCAACGTGAGCATGATGTCGCCATGGTCTTCCTAAATAAACTGACTGATTAGGGCAGTTGCTTGTCAGCTTACATTTACTAAAAACATAACCATACTTTTGATCAACTGGTGTAGAGGCAGCTGTTATATAGCCATTAACTTGTTGCCCCAGATTATTTGAGAAGATTTCACACTGATCAAAAAAAGCAGTAGCTGAGCCAAATATAAAATCAATATCACCTTGAATAAAGCAATTTTCATAGTAATGACGACCCTTCGAAAGAGGTGCATTTTCACGAGGACCTCTAAATGAGCCTGGTGTAAGGGGGCTAGGCGGTAAGGGCCCTGTAAAGAGCGTATCTTGATGACCTATGAAGCGACAGTTTTTAAAGTGTATTTTATCTGCATCAACGTAGGCGGCTATTGCTTGACCTACTTTATCACCAGGGCCTGCTGAGTTTATAAAAGTTAAATTGCATGCATTAAAATGTGGGGCGCCAATAAACAGCGTATAAGAATTAAAGGTTCCAAAAGTAAAACCGCTTGGGTGAGGTTTAAAGGCAGAATCATCATAAGTTATAATTGTTTTATGAACATTTTCACCGATAAGTGTGATATTGGGAGTTTCGATATAGAGTTTTTCAGTATAAGTGCCGTTTTTAATGTAGATAATAACAGGGAGCGTGTTATGAGTGGGAATACTAGTCAGAGCTTCTTGTACGCTATAATAATCGCCTGAGCCATCTTGTGCAACAATCATTTGTTTTTCCTCCTTCTAGGAATAGTCTGATTATCAAGTTATATTATACAATAATATTTTCCAATTAATAAATATTACAACCGTATTTAATAAAATTAGAACAACATATGTATAAAATGTCTTAAAGAGAACAAGTTTTCGTATGGCAATTTGTTAAGAAAACATATAAAATCTAGACATAAGTTAAATAAACAGTTAAGAAAATCATAAGCAACTATTAGAGATATTCAAGACTTTTATTTAATCAAGCTAGGATAGAATACAAAGAAAATTATATCCTAAAGGGGGTTTAGAACATATTCAGGAGTTTTTTGCACATAGTAGTTTGGTAATCTAAAATTATTTATTTATAATCTGGGAGGTATAATATGAAAAAAGTATTAGCAATGTCAATGGCAACATGTTTACTAGCAACTTCAATGGTTGGATGTGCAGGGGGGAATAAGCCAGCACCAGCACCAGCTCCAGCAGAACAAAAAACTGATACACCAGCAGCAACACCAGCTGATAGCAAAGAGCAAGTTGAACTTAGAATTTCTTGGTGGGGCGGAGATGACAGACATACAGCTACATTGGACGCTATTAAAAAGTTTGAGGAGTTAAATCCAAATATAAAAGTAAAATCAGAGTATGGCGGCTGGGATGGTCATCCAGAGAAGATAACAACACAACTTGCTGGCAATACAGCAACAGATATTATCCAAGTTAACTATGACTGGTTAGCTAGGTTATCAAAAGACGGTTCTGGATTTTATGATCTCAATGAGTTAAGCAGCATTCTTGAGCTTAACAATTATTCTGAAAATGCATTAGCTTTTGGTATGAGAAATAATATTTTAAATGCTGTTCCAGTATCTACTACAGGAAGAAGTGCTTTCTATAACAAGACAACCTTTGATAAGTTTGGAGCAACTATTCCATCAACATGGGATGAACTTATTGCTTCAGCAGAAAAATTCAATGAAGCGGGATTTTACCCATTTGACCTTGACAATGGTGCTGGATTCACAACTTGGTATTTAGCCGTTGTCTATATGCAACAAAAAACAGGAAAAGATTTTATCAATGCAGATGGAACACTCGGGTTTACAGAGGAAGATATCAAAGAAGGCTTAGAATTTTATAAACTTTTAGAAGATAAAAAAGTAGTTAGAGGCGTTGAAGCAAGAACAAATGAAGCAGGAACAACACCACTTTTCCAAACGCCAAGCTGGATTGATGGTAAAGTAGCAGGGGTACTTGAATGGGGTAGTTCAGTAGGTAAATATGAGCAACCATTAGTTGAAAAAGGTCAAGAACTTGTTCTTGGTGACCTTCCAATGTTACCAGATTCAAAAATGACGGGCTGGTTTATGAAACCTTCTCTTATGTTCTCAATTAACAAAAATACAAAATATCCAGAAGAATCAGCAATGCTTCTAAATTTCTTATTAAATGACCCAGAAGCTGCAGTGATATTGGGTACATCAAGAGGTATTCCAACAAGTACATCTGCTTTAGAAGCTTTAAAAGCAGCAGGCAAATTAGAAGGCTTAGCATTTGAATCAACAGAGCAAATTAATAATAGTAACCCAACTATTATTAGTCCTTATATGGAAAATGCAAAAATGAAAGAAATTTACACTGAAGCAATCGATCGTGTTTCTTATAAAGTATCTTCTATCGAAGAAACAGCTAAATTAATGCATGAAAAATTAACTGCACAGTTAGCAGAATTAACAAAATAATAGACAACTATTTATGATAGAGAGGGGTATTCTTGTATAGTACAAGAATACTCTTACTCTATGATATAAAGGAGGAGGGCCGAAAGTGGAAAAAGACAATGCAGTAAAAAAAGTGCAAAAAGCAAGTTTTAAACAGGATAAATGGATTGGACTAGCCTATATAGCGCCATGGTTAATTGGCTTCTTGGTATTTACGCTTTATCCTATTGTTGCTTCATTTTATTTAAGTTTTACAGAATATAATTTGATGAGTGCACCAATATTTGTGGGCCTCGAAAATTTTCAACGCCTGATTGCAGATAAAGATTTTATTAAAGCATTAACTGTTACAGGTAAATATGTTATTTTTGTTGTACCTTTAAAATTAGCGTTTTCTCTATTTGTTGCATCTATACTCAATATGAACCTTAAAGGTATTAACTATTTTAGAACAGCGTACTATATCCCATCCATTTTAGGATCTAATGTAGCTATAGCTATTTTATGGAAGTTTTTATTCTCTACTGATGGGCTTATTAATCAGGTGCTGGGGGTTGTTAATATAGCACCAGTAAGTTGGTTTGGCCAAGCGACACCAGCTATGTTTACAATTGTACTTCTTAGAGTATGGGAATTTGGATCTACGATGGTTATTTTCCTCGCTGCACTTAAGGAAGTTCCAGGCGAGCTTTATGAAGCAGCATCTGTAGATGGTTCGACGAAAATGAGAAATTTTGTTAATATAACGTTACCTATTATAACACCTGTTATCTTTTTTAACTTTGTTATGCAGTTAGTTCATGCTTTTCAAGAGTTTACTGCGCCATACCTCATTACAAGCGGAGGGCCAATGAAAGGTACTTATTTATTACCTATGATGATTTATGAAAATACTTTTAAATATTATAACATGGGTTATGCAAGTGCTATGTCATGGATTTTATTCATTATTATAATGGTATTTACATTAATTACATTTAAAAGCTCTAAGTATTGGGTATTCTACAACGATAATGGAGGTGAATCATAATGAATGCAGGCGTGAATTCAGAGTATGCAAGACAAAGAAAGAGAGAACTCAGAAGAAATACTAAGCTAGTATGTTTGTATATTATACTTATTTTTGTTGCGATTATTATGCTTTACCCTATTGTGTGGTTAGTAGGAGCTTCTTTTAAAAGTAATGCAGATATTTTTACATCTATAGGTTTTATACCAAAGTCACTTGATTTTACGCCCTATATACAAGGGTGGAAGACAGCAACTGAATTTACAATGGGACATTATTTCTTAAATACTTTTAAAATAGTTATTCCTAAAGCGATCTTCGTAGTCATTTCAGCAACGCTTACTGCTTACGGTTTTGCTAGATTTAATTTTCCATATAAAAAACTCTTTTTTGCTATTTTAATAGGTACATTACTACTACCTAATATTATTTTAAGAATTCCAAGCTATATGATGTGGAAAACATTTGGTATGTTAGATACGTATGTACCATTGGTACTACCATCATTATTTGCAACCGATGTATTCTTTGTATTTATGTTAGTGCAATTTTTTAGAGGTATTCCAAAAGATTTAGATGAATCTGCAAAAATAGATGGGTGCAGCAGTCTTAAGACGTTAATATACATCTTGGTACCTGTATTAAAACCAGCTATTATATCTTGTGGCTTATTTACTTTCTTATGGACCATGAATGATTTTATGGGGCCATTGATCTTCATATCTTCAGTTGAAAAGTATCCTTTAACTATTGCTTTAAAAATGTCAATGGATGCAACTGGTGGCTCTTTTGACTGGAACAAGATTATTGCGATGTCGTTACTTGGGCTTTTACCATCTATTCTTGTCTTCTTTTCAGCACAAAAGTATTTTATTGAGGGAATTTCAAGCAGTGGTATAAAAGGTTAGAGAGGAGATACTATTATGCAATGGCATGCAGTCAATATAACCGCTACCACGATTACGATTGAATTAGAAAATGAGTCTTGCTATTTCTCAGACCAAACCTATAATTTATATGTGAATGATTTGCTGATGTATTCAGTGACGACCAATGTATTTACAATTTCTAATTTGAAGGCTAATCAAGAATATAAAATAAAGTTAGTTACAGAGGACAATACATCTGAAAATGTTCAAATACTATGTACCCATTCTGAATCGGCAGTACTTAATATAAGAGATTTTGGAGCAGTAGGAGATGGGGAGCATAGCGATACCGGCGCAATACAAGCTGCAATATCAGTTGCTCCGAAGGGGGCACGGGTTGTGGTGCCAAAAGGAGTTTACAGATGTACTGCTATCTTTTTAAAAAGTCATATAACGTTAGATTTAGAAGAGGGAGCTGTACTATTAGGGAACTGCAAAAGAGAAGACTATCCTATTTTACCAAGCAAGGTACACAATACTGATAGAAATGAAAGTTATTGTCTGTCTTTTTGGGAAGGGGAACCAGCGGAGGCATACGCAAGTCTTATTACAGGGATTGATCTAGAAAATGTTCAAGTAGTAGGCACAGGAACAATTGATGCTAATGCAGGAGCTGGGGATTGGTGGGTGGATTGTAAAACTAAAAGAGGTGCATGGCGTCCTAGAACAATTTATTTAGTAAATTGTAAGAACGTCATCGTTAAAGGTGTCCAGATAAAAAATTCACCATCTTGGACGATTCACCCAGTTAGGTGTCAACAAATACAGTTTATTAATATTTCTATAGAAAACCCTAAAGATTCACCTAATACAGATGGCATTAATCCTGAATCGTGTAATGATGTAGAGATTCTAGGTGTTAACTTTTCTTTAGGAGATGACTGTGTGGCTATTAAATCAGGTAAATATGCAGTAAGGCCGTCAGTTGTTATACCAAGTGAAAATATCAAGATCAGAAATTGTTTAATGAAATATGGCCACGGAGCAGTTGTAATAGGCAGTGAAATGTCTGGCGGCGTAAAAAATGTATGCGTAGAGAAATGTTTTTTTATGAATACAGACAGAGGTATTAGAATTAAAACAAGAAGAGGAAGAGGCAGCACTGCAATCGTTGATAGTATTTATGTTAAAAATATAAAAATGGATGGAGTCCTTACGCCATTTACGATTAACTCATTCTACTTTTGTGATAGTGATGGCAAAACAGAATATGTATGGAGTAAAGAAAAGTTACCCAAAGATGAAAGAACTCCTTTAATAGGAGCCCTTACGTTTGAAAATATTCATTGCATTAATACTGAAGTGTGCGCAGGATTTATGTATGGTTTGCCAGAAGAAAAGATTAGGAGTCTTTCTTTTAGTAATATACATATAAATTATAAGGAAGATGCTCAAGCAGATTATCCAGAAATGTTAAGTTTTCAGGATAAACTTGTGAGATCTGGCTTTATATTTAAAAATATACTTAAATTAAGACTTAATAATGTTAGTCTGGTCAATCCATTAGGAGAAGCCTTACAACTAGAAAATATTGAAGATTATTTAGTAGAGTAGTATTTTCTATATTGTTGAGGCGAAAGTCCTGTAACTAATTTAAAAGTTCTACTAAAGTGAGAACTACTTGAAAAACCAACCTTCTCAGCTATATCAGCGATTTTTACGGAGGAACGTTCAAGTAGTTCTTTTGCTTCCCTAATTCTTAAGCTGTTGATATACTCCACGATAGAGAGGTTAGTCGATTTTTTAAATATTTTACTTAAATAAAAAGGACTTATATAAAATTTTTCAGCTATAGAAGTTAGGGTAAGCTCATCGCTATAATTTGCACTTATATATTTTAAAATTTTATCAACTTTAGTATTAACAATTTGATGAGAATCATATTCTTTTTCTTTAAGTATTTCAATATACTCTTTAGTCATAATGAGAAGCTCCGATAGAAGAAGTTGCAGCAAAACTTTATGATCATCAGGTTTTTCAATACCCACTTCTACAAGTCTATTTAATATACCTTCAATAATAAGCTTATACTTAAAAGAAAGCGGCAGAACTGTAAATTTTGTTTTAAAAATAGAAGTTAAATCCATAGACTTAAGATGAATTGAAAAGTCATCAATAAAGCTTTGACTAAAGTTGATGACAATACGACTATGCGGAATATCCCCCATATTAGCTGTTTTATGTACAGCATCAGCATCAATAAGAACAAGGTTTCCGGAGTTTACCAAGTAAATGGAATCATCAATAAAATATTTTCGTGAACCTTCAAGAAGATAGTAAATTTCATATTTTTTATGCATATGAAAAAAATCCATATTATAAAAAGTTCTTTTCTCAGTTTTATCTATAAAAAAGTCATAGTGCGGTTCAAACACAACATCTTTAACCATAAAAACCTCCTTATTTATGTGCTGATCCTAGTCTATTATGCATCGCATCTAGGATATCATAAGGAATTTTGAGATCCCCGTAACCTATGCCGATATCAAGTCCAGGTTTGTTTTCACCATGAAAATCACTGCCCCCAGTGGGCAATAATTTATATTTTAAACATAAAGCTGAAAGCTCTTGGACATCTTCTTTAGTATGCGTAGAATAGTGTGTTTCTACACCATCTAAACCTAGTGTAATAAGTTCCTTTAACAGAAGCTCTTTATCAAAAGACGTAAGTCCATATAAATTTGGATGTGCAAGGACTGCAAGTCCGCCAGCAAGATGAATGGTTTTGATACATTCTTCAGGCGTTACTCTAACCCGCGGTATGTAGGCGGGTTTGTCATGCCCAATATATTTATCAAAAGCTTCACTACGGGTTTTAACATAACCTTTTTTATAAAGCGCAGTTGCAACATGGGCACGTGTTAAGATGGTTTCAGGGGGATTATCACCCAGTAGATCAGCTTCCGTAATAATAAGTCCTAAGGTGTTAAGTTTTTCGACCATTTTAGCATTTCTTTGTACACGGTTCTGTATAATAGATTTTAGTTTTTCTTCAAGAATATCACTATGGTGATCAATATAATAACCTAGAATGTGAATTTCTCCGGATTTATATTCAGCTGAAAATTCTATGCCAGGGACTACTGTAAGGTCAATTTCTAATCCTTTAAGCGCACACGCTTCAATCCCAGAAATAGTATCATGATCTGTAAGTGCTATGGCACTTAATCCCTTAGCCTTTGCATAAATAGCAAGATCCGTTGGAGAGAGTGTACCATCAGAAATATTTGAATGAACGTGCAAATCAATTAGTTTCATAGATTTTCCTCCTTTATAGTATTATTTTATCATACTTATGCTTAAATGCACGTAAAATATTAGTAGCTTTAATGATAAAGGAGGGGAAGCAGATGGTTAAACATAAATCAAAAAGCAAACAAACGCTTGATATGCCAAAAGCAGTTATGGCGATGCTTAAAGCAAATGTAATGGCATATGTTGTAACTGCAATTTTTATTCTATTAGGTTCTATTGTTCTTACATACACAAATGCCTCGGCAGCTGTTGAGAATTGGATTGTACTTATTGGTATTATTTTATCGGCTTTTTTAGCAGGGTTTGATACTGCAAAAGTAGATACAAGAAATGGCTATAAGTGGGGAGCTTTAGGTGGTGTATTATACTTTATTTTATTTCTAATATTAGGTACAATGGTTAAAGAACTCAAAGGACTGGCACCATCCGTTATTTTCACAATAGCACTCACTATTCTTATTAGCAGTACTATAGCGGGAATGATTTCAGTGAATTATGGAAAATAGCTCTTTAAGTTGTTTGCAAACCTATTAACATATGTTATAATAAAACAGGTTTGTAATCAGGAGGGAGAATATCACTATGAAACACATTAAAACATTAAACACTAAAAATTTACCATGCAGTGCAAAAAAAGGTGGATGCGGAGAATGTCAAACATCATGCCAATCAGCTTGTAAAACATCTTGTACTGTAGGAAATCAAGCTTGCGAAAAATAATTTTGCATGCAGCAGTGACTTCTGGTCGCTGCTTTTATTTTGGCAAAGAAGCGTATAAAAGTATAAATAACTTGCAAAATATACCTTCTTTACAAGGATGTTGCTATAGTAAATGTGATCTATAAAGAGAAAGGATGATGGCATGATCCATAAGTTTAAATTCGAAAATTCTAATATTGTTATGGATATACATAGCGGAAGTATTCACATACTAGATGATATAGCGTATGAAATAGTGGATGACTTACCTATTTTGTCTAAGCACGCTATCATAGAGAAATATAAAGAGATTTTTAGTGAAAAAGAAATTGAAGAAGCTATAGAAGAATTGACTGAGCTTAAAGATCATGAAATGCTCTATACTAAAGATTCTTATGAGCAGTTTGTGCCTGCGTTTTTAGAAAGAGAGCCTGTGGTTAAGGCGCTTTGTCTTCATGTAGCACATGATTGTAACCTAGCTTGCAAGTATTGTTTTGCAGGAGAGGGAGAATATCATGGGGAACGCGGTATGATGAGTCTTGAAGTAGGAAAAAAGGCAGTAGATTTTATTATTGAAAATTCTAAGCACCGAAATAATATAGAAATAGATTTCTTTGGTGGTGAACCCCTTATGAATTTTGAAGTTGTAAAAGGGGTCGTAGAGTATGCAAGACTTCGGGAAAAAGAAACAGGAAAACATTTTAGGTTTACTATGACAACAAATGGGGTACTCTTAAATGATGAGATTATAGAGTATCTTAATGAGAATATGTACAATGTTGTTTTGAGTTTAGACGGCAGGCCAGAGGTGAATGACCTTATGCGTCCGACCCCTAACGGCAAAGGAAGTTATGAGATCATTCTGCCAAAATTTAAAAAGCTTGTGGAAAAAAGAAAGGGTAAACAGTATTATGTAAGAGGGACTTATACCCATCATAATCTTGATTTTGCAGAAGATGTTAAACATATTACTGAGGCAGGCTTTAAAGAAGTTTCTATTGAACCAGTGGTTGCACCAACTAGCATGCATTATGCCTTGCAAGAAGCTGATGTAGAGAGAATATGCAGTGAATATGAAGTGCTAGCAAAACATATGCTTAATCTTGCTAGATCAGGTGAATCTTTTAATTTCTTTCACTTTATGATCAATCTAGAAGATGGGCCTTGCGTGCATAAAAGGCTTGCAGGATGTGGGGCAGGAACAGAGTATTTAGCAGTTACACCAAATGGGGACTTGTATCCATGCCATCAGTTTGTAGGTTTGCCTGAGTTTAAAATGGGACATGTTGCTGACGGGGTTACCGCATTAGATCTTAGAGCCAAGTTTGAAAAATGTAATGTATATAGCAAAGATGCATGTAAAAAATGTTGGGCAAAGCTCCATTGTAGCGGTGGGTGTGCTGCAAATTCCTATAATTTTCATGGCGATATTCATGCAGTTTATGATATCGGCTGTGATCTTCAAAAGAAAAGGCTGGAATGTGCAATTGGCATGAGGGCTGAACAACTTATATGATAAAATAAAAGAAAAGATGATATAATTATTCTTTTTAATTGACTATATTTTGTAGTAATTATATAATCAACTTATTGTAAGCTTAAAGAGGAGTTTAAGGAGGAAAGACAATGAAGGGCAAAAACGCTAAGCTTAAAGGCCTTTTTTCTTTCATACTGATGTTAGTTATAGTAGGAGGAGTTAGTTATGCAGCCTATAACGCATCTATGAATGTAGGGAAGAGCCAACAAAAAGCTCAAGTTGAAAGAACAGAAGAAGTAGAAACAGAAGAAGTAGAAACAGAAGAAGCAGTAGAGGAAAGTGAAGAGGGACAAGCTGAAATAGCAGAAGAAGCTGAAACTGATACGAGTGAAAGCCAAATATCTCCTAATAAGTCGATAAAATTAGGATTAGATCTTCAAGGAGGGGTTAACATTGTTTATGAGCCTAAACTTGATAGAAGACCTACAGAAGATGAGATGACAGCTGCTCGTACAATGATTCAAAAGAGATTAGATGCTAAAGGCTATACGGAAGCTGAAGTTTCTCTTGAAGGAAATGATAGGATAAGAGTAGATATTCCAGGTGTAGCAGATCCTCAAAAGGCTATAGAAGAAATTGGAGCAGCAGGGATGCTTAGATTTTTAGACCAAGAGGGCAATGAAATAGTTACAGGTAAAAATGTAGTTAAGGCTACACCACAAGCCAGTCAGACAGAAATAGTAGTTAGCGTTGAAATGGATAAAGAAGGAACAGCTCTATTCTCAGAGTTTACAAAGAACAATATAGGAAATCCTATTTTTATTATGCTTGATGAATCTTTGTTAAGTTATGCTACTATACAGGCACATATTGCAGATGGTAAAGGTAGTATTACAGGGAACTTTACGCCAGATGCTGCAAAAGATCTTGCTGATGGTATTAATGCCGGGGCACTGCCATTTACGCTTGAACCCATTAATTCTAGTGGTATAGGTGCTAAATTAGGTATGGAATCACTTAATACGAGCCTTAAGGCAGGAATGTTTGGATTTATATTAATCCTCATTTTCATGCTTGTTATGTACAGAATATGTGGACTTGCAGCAGATATCGCACTTATTCTTTATATTGGACTTGTTATTTTAGTTTTAAGTGGTATGGGTGCAACGCTGACTTTACCAGGGATTGCAGGGATTTTGCTTTCAGTTGGTATGGCAGTAGATGCAAATGTTATTATTTTTGGACGTATTAGAGAAGAACTCACTCTAGGCCGTAGTGTACCAGCAGCAGTAGATGCTGGCTTTAGCAAGGCATTTAGTGCTATTCTAGATGGTAATGTGACGACACTTATTGCAGCTGTTGTACTTTATATTTTTGGAACAGGACTTATTAAGAGTTTTGCAACGACTTTAGGAATTGGTATTGTGATCTCAATGTTTACAGCACTTGTTGTGACACGACTTATTCTTAAATCTTTTGTAGGTATGAAAATAAAAAATCCAGCATTATATACAGCTGTTAAAAAAACAGAGTAAGGAGGGCCTAGATCATGAAGTTTATTGAAAATAGAAAGAAGTTCTTTATTTTATCAGCAGCAGTTATACTTATTGGGCTACTTACTATGTGTTATAATGCTATAACACAAAAAGGTGCTTTTAACCAAGATATAGAGTTTACTGGTGGTTCAATTGTACAAATTAATATGGAGCGCAAATTAACACCAGAGCTAAGAAATGAATTAGCTGAAATTGTGACAGAAATAACTGGTGATACTGCGCCGCGTATTACAGCGGCAGGAGATACAGGGGTCATTATTACAACTAAACGCGCTGAGGTTGCCGCTCGAAAAAAATTATTTGATACAATAAAAGAAAAGTATAGTTTATCAGATGAGATTCCACTGGCGGATTCAGATGTATCTGCTTCAATTAGCGATGAGATTAAACTTGGTGCACTTCAGGCTGTTGT
It contains:
- the scfA gene encoding six-cysteine ranthipeptide SCIFF gives rise to the protein MKHIKTLNTKNLPCSAKKGGCGECQTSCQSACKTSCTVGNQACEK
- a CDS encoding TIGR04086 family membrane protein; protein product: MVKHKSKSKQTLDMPKAVMAMLKANVMAYVVTAIFILLGSIVLTYTNASAAVENWIVLIGIILSAFLAGFDTAKVDTRNGYKWGALGGVLYFILFLILGTMVKELKGLAPSVIFTIALTILISSTIAGMISVNYGK
- the secD gene encoding protein translocase subunit SecD — its product is MKGKNAKLKGLFSFILMLVIVGGVSYAAYNASMNVGKSQQKAQVERTEEVETEEVETEEAVEESEEGQAEIAEEAETDTSESQISPNKSIKLGLDLQGGVNIVYEPKLDRRPTEDEMTAARTMIQKRLDAKGYTEAEVSLEGNDRIRVDIPGVADPQKAIEEIGAAGMLRFLDQEGNEIVTGKNVVKATPQASQTEIVVSVEMDKEGTALFSEFTKNNIGNPIFIMLDESLLSYATIQAHIADGKGSITGNFTPDAAKDLADGINAGALPFTLEPINSSGIGAKLGMESLNTSLKAGMFGFILILIFMLVMYRICGLAADIALILYIGLVILVLSGMGATLTLPGIAGILLSVGMAVDANVIIFGRIREELTLGRSVPAAVDAGFSKAFSAILDGNVTTLIAAVVLYIFGTGLIKSFATTLGIGIVISMFTALVVTRLILKSFVGMKIKNPALYTAVKKTE
- the scfB gene encoding thioether cross-link-forming SCIFF peptide maturase gives rise to the protein MIHKFKFENSNIVMDIHSGSIHILDDIAYEIVDDLPILSKHAIIEKYKEIFSEKEIEEAIEELTELKDHEMLYTKDSYEQFVPAFLEREPVVKALCLHVAHDCNLACKYCFAGEGEYHGERGMMSLEVGKKAVDFIIENSKHRNNIEIDFFGGEPLMNFEVVKGVVEYARLREKETGKHFRFTMTTNGVLLNDEIIEYLNENMYNVVLSLDGRPEVNDLMRPTPNGKGSYEIILPKFKKLVEKRKGKQYYVRGTYTHHNLDFAEDVKHITEAGFKEVSIEPVVAPTSMHYALQEADVERICSEYEVLAKHMLNLARSGESFNFFHFMINLEDGPCVHKRLAGCGAGTEYLAVTPNGDLYPCHQFVGLPEFKMGHVADGVTALDLRAKFEKCNVYSKDACKKCWAKLHCSGGCAANSYNFHGDIHAVYDIGCDLQKKRLECAIGMRAEQLI
- a CDS encoding PHP domain-containing protein, which encodes MKLIDLHVHSNISDGTLSPTDLAIYAKAKGLSAIALTDHDTISGIEACALKGLEIDLTVVPGIEFSAEYKSGEIHILGYYIDHHSDILEEKLKSIIQNRVQRNAKMVEKLNTLGLIITEADLLGDNPPETILTRAHVATALYKKGYVKTRSEAFDKYIGHDKPAYIPRVRVTPEECIKTIHLAGGLAVLAHPNLYGLTSFDKELLLKELITLGLDGVETHYSTHTKEDVQELSALCLKYKLLPTGGSDFHGENKPGLDIGIGYGDLKIPYDILDAMHNRLGSAHK